In the genome of Actinomycetes bacterium, the window CGATCGCGGGCTCCAGTCCGGTATAAATACTTTTCCCACCAGCAGAACAATGTAACTATCTTATTTCTTCAAGTTTTAAAACCGGCAGGCTAATTGGATGTAAAGAATTCTTCAAATCCACCAGATTATTTATTAAGATAGAGCGAAACCATTAGTATTTAGATGGTATTTAACCTGTGTAATAGATATATAGCAGCTGGTATTTAAGCAAAACACATAAGAAAGGACAGGAGTGATTTCTGTAAAACAAATACTGTATCTGGCGGTGGCTTTACCCCTAGTCTGTATCATAGTTTTTTCTTTTCCAGGTTTTCTGGTGGCTGACACCAATCTATTGGTAAATGGTGATTTCGGCCAGGATGAAGATCTCAGTATCCCCAGAGAGGGATGGTATAAAAGTAGAGACAACAGCGACAATGCAGTTATAGAGAACGGCGTGGCCAGGGTAGATAGCAGTGATATAAACATTGAGGTGGATATCGCCCAGGTTGTAGAAACCAGCAGCCTGGACCTGACTCTTACCTTTGATGTAATTAGAAAGATAGATGGTAATATCAGGGTACAATATATATTATCTGAAGACGGCTATATTACTTACATGGGGAAAAACATTTTGGATCGGCAGATTCGGGACAATACTTTACTGAGCTGGGAGCCTGGTACAGGGATAACCATATAAATCTTATGGAGCTTTGGGAACAGGATCCAAAAGGAGGCCGGGTACCCAGGTGTGACAAAATCAAAATAGTAATAGAGTTGGAAGGTGCAGGGGCGGTCTGGTTTGACAATGTGTCCCTTAAGGATAATACACCACCCCCGCCCCTCAACTGATGAGGAATGGGTGCAAAAGGACCTGAAAATTTCTCAGTTAATAAAGCATTACGGATCAACTAAAGAGGGCTTTGTAAAGTTTCTCTATGACAATATTTTAAACCGGGAAGGAGACAGGGAAGGCCTTTCCTGCTGGCTAAAACAGCTGGAAAGTGGAAACTTTAGCACCAGCCGGACAGTGGCCCATTTTATATTCTCGTCCGAAAACCAGAACCTGATAGAGGATATGGGCAATGAAGAATTCATTAATTATCTGTATACTTCAATATTGGCCAGGACCCCTGACAGCGAGGGTTACAGAAACTGGCTGCAACATATTAGCCAGGGGATGTCCAAACGGGAGATTCTGGAGGCCTTTTTAGACAGCCGGGAATGGATTGATATATGTGATAGGTTTGGGGTAAGACCTTAAGGAATTTTTAAACGCTTCCATTATACACTTCTCTTCATAAACAATTAGGATACAATCCTTCTCTTATTCAGGAATGCTCTCTGGCATCTCTGACAATAAAAATGATATTTGACAAATACGTGTTATTAATAATATATTATACGTGTAATATAATTAATTATAAGTATTATGGAGAATAAAATGGCAACCAAGCTGACACTTACCATGGATAAGGAAATAATAGAGGCGGCTAAAGAGTATGCTAAAAAAAATAATATAAGTCTTTCCGGAATAGTGGAACTTTATTTTAAGGCCTTATCTTCTGGCACCCAAGATTTCAACCCAGGGCCCATAACCAGAGAACTATCCGGGATAGCACGAATCACCACCAAGAAATCTGATAAACAGCTTTTAAAAGAGGCCCTGAACAAGAGGTTTCTATGATAAAAGAAATATTTCTGGATACAGACGTAATTCTTGATGTGGCCTTTAAAAGAGAACCCCACTTTGTATATTCGCAGACATTAATGTCTCTGGTAGAGAGGAATATTTTTTCAGGTTTTACCTCCTCTCTAATAATAGCCAATTGTTATTATATTATAAGCAGCAATAAGGATGATGCAATTGCCTTAAAGACAATATTAAAATTAAGGTCTATTCTCAAAATACTGCCATTCACAGACAGGGAGATAGGAGAGTCGTTAAGCTCGGATATAAAAGATTTTGAAGACGGCATACAATATTTCATTTGCATTAATAACCATATAGGAAACCTGGTAACCAGGAATATTGCCGATTACAAAAATTTAGATATCAACGTGTTGACTCCGAAGGATTTTTTAAATCTAGAGGAGGTAAGTAGGATAATCGAGGGAAAAGGTAACAATAAAAGAAATCCATAATTTCTTATTACTCTTCATTTTAATTTGAGAAAAAATAGTAGAAGACATCACCGACAGCATCTATGTTGGTTGGTTTTTAATCTGTGGGCTGGCACCT includes:
- a CDS encoding DUF4214 domain-containing protein, with the protein product MQKDLKISQLIKHYGSTKEGFVKFLYDNILNREGDREGLSCWLKQLESGNFSTSRTVAHFIFSSENQNLIEDMGNEEFINYLYTSILARTPDSEGYRNWLQHISQGMSKREILEAFLDSREWIDICDRFGVRP
- a CDS encoding DUF6364 family protein, yielding MATKLTLTMDKEIIEAAKEYAKKNNISLSGIVELYFKALSSGTQDFNPGPITRELSGIARITTKKSDKQLLKEALNKRFL
- a CDS encoding PIN domain-containing protein, encoding MIKEIFLDTDVILDVAFKREPHFVYSQTLMSLVERNIFSGFTSSLIIANCYYIISSNKDDAIALKTILKLRSILKILPFTDREIGESLSSDIKDFEDGIQYFICINNHIGNLVTRNIADYKNLDINVLTPKDFLNLEEVSRIIEGKGNNKRNP